TGGTGGTGCCGGAGCGGGTCGAGGCAACGGGGGATGTGGTGATTGTTGCGCGGCAGATGGTGGTTGAAGGACGGGAGGTGGTGTTCGAGGGGTCACATCACATTTACCTGTTTCAGGCAGAGCCGCCCCGGTTCATGGGTGCGCAGGCAGGGCGTGTGATGATAGTTGTGAAGGGTTTTGGGCGGGATGAATGGCAGGAAATGGTGCGGAAAGGGAAGTGTCCGCCGAACTGTGATGAACTGCCGGGGGCCGATGGGGCGGATGGGAAGCACGGTGCGAATGGAGCGGATGGGGCAAATGGGGCCGATGGAGCGGATGGAACCTGTGACAGTGCCGATACGATAGATGGGCGGCCCGGAGAAGCTGGTCAGCGCGGGGGTGATGGAGAGCATGGGAGTGACGGACAACCGGGCAGGGATGGAGAGACTGCGCCTTCTATCACATGTGATATTCCTGCCAATGATACGACTGACTACATTTTTACTGCACGGGGTGGTGATGGCGGCAGGGGAGGGAGAGGTGGTGATGGCGGGCGTGGTGGGCGCGGCGGCAACGGTGGACGGGGCGGAGACGGTGCCAGTTGTAACTATCAGTATGGACGCGGTGGCTGTGGTGGGAATGTCGGGGCGGCTGGGAGGGGTGGTAATGGTGGTAACGCTGGGAAAGGTGGTAAGGGGGGCAAGGGTGGCAACGGCGGTGATATTACCGTGACCTACTGCGGCCTCGCCAAGATCAGAATGTACAGTGGTCCCGGCAGAGGAGGCTATGGTGGAAATTTAGGTCATGCTGGACATCTGGGTTCGGCAGGGCACCCAGGTGCCAGACCGGGACACGACAGCGCTCTTTGTTCTGTCAGGAAAGATAAGAAATACCCGGAGTTTCCGGGCCACGGGAATTACGGTCAACACGGAAAGTATGGTGAACCTGGTGAACATGGGGCTCCCGGCAGTACCCTTGGTGTTGCACGAGCAGAGTATAGTGGCAGTAACAGCGTATCCGACGATAAGGATTTCAAGTTTTGCTACTACGTTTCCACTGATGGCGGTCGGACGTGGCAGCTTCTCGGTGTAACCAGGCTGGCTGACGGACAGCCAGCGGACAGCAGTGCTGCGCCTGCCACCGAAAGGTAGGCCAAACCAGGTCGCCTGTGATGCGCGATGCGGTTGCCGGCCGTGCGGTCAACGCATCTCTGTGGGGCGCAGAAAACGCCGTGGCTCGCGGCCCAGCGGTACCTGCCACTCGCCATACACCGGATTGGGCAGCATGAACCAGTCCGTTCCGAACCGGTAAGCATGTTGCTCAACCGCCATCCGGCGCTTTGCCAGCGCCTGCCGCCGGGCGTCGTCCGTCGCGTCGGGCGCGAGTTCGGGCGTGACGAAGATTTCCGAAAAGTCACGCAGGTTGTCACCGATGTAGAGCAGGACGCGGTATCGTTCCTCAACGGCCTTGCGGCGGGCGGTTTTGTCGGCCGTATCCGTACGCAGCAGGAGGCGGTCGGCAATGCCTTCCACAGACAGCCCGTTGTGGCGCAGGGCAGCCACCGTCGCTTCCCGGTCGGTACGGTTGGAGATGTACACCACCGTCACGCCAGCGCGTTCGGCTTCCTCAATGAAACCTTTGGCTCCGGGAACAAGGCGTGTTTCTGTCGGGAACTCCCGCTCCCAGCGGTCCCAGAGGGCTTTTTCGTAGGACTTGCTTTCGCGGTCAAGAAACGACTGGAATCCGGCGTTGTCCAGAACGGTTTCATCGAGATCGAGGATGACGGCCGGCGGCCGTTCCGAGGGCGCGAGTGCCGCGAGGCGCTGGCGCAGACGTTCGCTGGCCCAAGCGTATGTTTGCAAACAACAGGCGACATACTCCGCTGAGGTTTGCATAAACAGGTTGGCGTCGAGCGTCCGTTCCTGTGGGTTGACGCGCGGTGCCGCTTCCCGCTGTCCCCACACGGCGGTGCCGGTTGAACCCAGGCCCAGACCCAACAGCAATCCCACTGTGAGGGTGATGCCGGTGTGGGCCGTCGGCTTCAGACGTGCCATAAATCCTTGCTCCCTACTGCGATTCTTTTTCGAGTTTTTCGAGCGCCCACCGGATTTTCTCGCCACCATCCGTGCGGTCCAGCGGGTCCTTGCGCAGCCGGTGACGGAGGGAGAGCGTCGCCACCGCCCGGATGTCATCGCGCGTGACGTGGGCGCGGCCTTCAAATGCCGCATTTGCCAGAGCGGCATTCAGCAGGGTGATTTCGCCCCGGTGGCCGTCCACATCGAGCGCCACGCAGAGCCGGGCAATGAAGCGCAGGATGTCATCGGGTACGTCCAGCGTATCCAGCCGGTCGCGCGCCTGAACCAGGCGCGTACGGAGGGCCTGCTGGGCTGGTTCATACTCGGCGCGAAACCCGATGGGATCGCGCTCAAAAGCCAGTCGCCGTTTGACGATGGCAATGCGCGTGTCAATGTCGGTAATCGTGCGGATTTCGGCCATAAGGCCAAAACGGTCAAGAAGCTGCGGGCGCAACTCACCTTCTTCCGGGTTGCCGGAGCCGATGAGCGTGAACCTGGCCGGATGGGCAATCGAAATGCCTTCCCGCTCAACAATGTTGATGCCGCCGGCGGCGGAGTCGAGCAGGACATCCACGAGGTGGTCTTCGAGCAGGTTGACTTCGTCAATGTAGAGAAAGCCGCGATTGGCCTTGGCCAGCAGCCCCGGCTCAAAGGCTTTCTGCCCTTGGCTGAGCGCCCGTTCGATGTCGAGCGTGCCGCACAGGCGGTCTTCGGTTGCGCCCAGCGGCAGGTCCACCACCGGAACCCGTCCAACCATCGTCGGCAGCTTGGCGCGTGGTTTGGCGTTGCGGCAGGTGTCACACAACCCGGCCGATTTGTCGGGAGGGCAGCGGTAGGGACATTCGGCCACGAATTCGATTGGCGGCAGGACATCGGCCAGTGCGCGGATGGACGTGGATTTGGCTGTGCCCCGGTGGCCCAGCACCAGAATGCCCCGAATGTTGGGGTTGACGGCATTCAGCAGCAACGCCCGCTTCATTTCTTCCTGCCCCAGAATGGCCGTGAAGGGAAACACCGGCTGGGCATCCGCCAGCGACTGGGGCGCGGTGGCATCGGATGAAGTCCCTTTTCTGGTTTTGCGCGTGGTTTTGACGTTGGTGGCCCTAGCGGTTTGCGAGGTGCCGGCGCGCGCCGCAGACGCCGCAGATGTGGATGATGAAGCCATCGAGTGCGTATCGGTTGCGGATGGAATGGAGGGTTGCTGTCTCGAACATACCTTGAAAGCAAGGCGAAAAGCGAGATATTGAGCAGCCTGAGTTGGTACAGCCTTCCCCGGACGAAAATGAACGCTGTGTTGTCCTGGACGTTGCCGCCGGTCTATCCCATTACTTCGCCGCAGGTTGGGCTTTCACTCCGGGCGGTGGTGGAAGCGCTCATCGCCGGCGGCGCAACCCTGGTGCAGATTCGGGACAAGCAGGCCGCTGCCCGAACGCTCCACGAAGCGGTCTGTGCCGTCATGGAGCTGGCCCGTCCGCGTGGCGTCCGGGTGATTGTCAATGACCGGGTGGATGTGGCCCGGGCCGCAGCGGCCGATGGTGTTCATCTCGGACAGGACGATCTCGATCCGGTAGCGGCCCGCGCCATTCTGGGGCCGACGGCCATCATCGGCTACTCGACGCACAACGTCGCCCAGGCAACAGCCGCCGACCGCCTGCCCGTGGATTACCTGGCAATCGGACCGGTTTTCGAGACCCAAACCAAAGAACAGCCCGATCCGGTCGTTGGGCTGGAAGGCGTGCGCGCTGTCCGCGCTGTCACGACGAAACCCCTGGTGGCCATTGGTGGCATCACCGCCGACCGGATAGCGCCTGTCCGGGCCGCCGGAGCCGATGCCGTCGCCCTGATTTCGGCGCTCTACACCGGGCCGGATGACATTGCCGGACGGATGGCCGCGCTGCTTGCCCTGGCGCGCTGATGGCGTCGGCTATCAGGCGGTTTCTTTGGGATAGCCGTCCGGGTGGCGGCTGTGCCACTGCCAGGCCGAGCGGATGATGTCTTCCAAATCCGATTGTGCCGGCCGCCAGCACAGGTAGTCCTGGGCGGCGCGTGAATCGGCCACGAGCTGCGGCGGGTCGCCGGGCCGCCGGGCGCGGATGCGGGTCGGAATGGCGTGGCCGGTGACGCGCCGGGCCGTTTCAATCACTTCCAGCACGGAATGGCCCTGTCCGGTGCCCAAGTTGAGAAAAGCCGAAGGCTGATCATCGGCCAGGGCATCGAGGGCGGCAATGTGGGCAGCGGCCAGATCGCTGACGTGGATGTAGTCGCGGATGGCCGTGCCATCGGGCGTCGGGTAGTCGTTGCCATACACTTCAACGGCTTCGGCCCGCCCGCCGGCAACCCGCAACACATTGGGAATGAGATGGGTTTCCGGTTCGTGGTCTTCGCCGTGGATGACTGTTGCGCCGGCGGCGTTGAAGTACCGCAGGGCCACGAACCGCAGGCCATAAGCCCGGTCATAATCGGCCAGAATGCGTTCCACAAACAGCTTCGACCAGCCGTAGGGCGTGATGGGCTGCTGCGGATGGCTTTCGGTCATCGGGATGGATTGCGGCAGTCCGTACGTGGCGCAGGTCGAGGAAAAAACAAAGCGCCGGATGCCGGCTTCATGGAGCGTGTCCAGCAGTATCTGGCACTGGCCAACGTTGTTGTCGTAGTAGCGCGCCGGGTCGGCAACCGACTCCGGGACCAGCGCCAGCGCCGCAAAGTGGATGCACGCCGTGATGTTCTGTTCCCGGATGACCCGGCGAACCAGGTCACGGTCGCCGATGTCGCCGACATAGAGCGGCACCGCTGCCGGAACGGCCGCCCGGTGGCCGCGCGAAAGGTTGTCCAGAATGGCCACCGGACGTTTGGCCCGCTGCAGGTGTTCCACAGTGACGCTGCCGATATACCCGGCGCCGCCGGTGATGAGAATCGTCATAGGGAAGACGAAAGGGTGAGGCCGGAGTGACGCTTTCCTGCGGATGTTGTCACCCGACAGGCTGTCGGCTATCTTGCCGGGCTGTGTCGGGAACGACAAGTTACCGTGTGCATGAAGGTTATGACAACGCTCCCGGAAGTACGCATCGTGTGTGACGGTTCAAGTCTCGGCAACGGACGTGACACGGCTTCAGCCGCTGCCGCGGCACTGCTTGAACACCGGGGGCAGAAAGGGCTGACGCGCAAGTTTGTCGTCGAGTATCTCGGCCCGGCCACGAATCAACAGGCGGAAATCGTGGCGGCCTGCATCGGGCTGGAGGCGCTGCGGCAGCCCTGCCGGGCGGCCGTTGTGACGGATTCGCGCTATGTCGTTGAGACGATGAACGGCCGCTTCCGGCGGCGGGCCAACCACGCGCTGTGGGAGCGGCTTGACCGCGCCGCGGCCGCGCATGAAGTCACCTGGCAGTGGACGCAGGGCCACGCCGGCCACCCGGAGCAGGAAGCCTGTGACCAGGCGGCCCGCCATACAGCCGAACATCGCGGCCGGGATGACGCCTTTCTGAATCGTCTGCTGACGTCCCTGCCGTCAGCCTCCCCGGCCTGAGCTGGCAACCGGGATGGCGACCCGTCTGTTGCTTTTGCGGCATGGCAGAACCGACAACCCCGAACAACGCTGTTATGGCTGGCGGGATGTTCCGCTGCATCCCGAAGGACACCGGCAAATGGCCCGATGTGCCGCCAGACTGCGCCGGGTGACGCTGGCCGCTGTTGCTGCGAGCGACTTTACACGGGCAATCACCAGTGCCGACTACTTTGCCCGGCCGCGCGGTCTGCCGGTGCAAACCGACCCGGCCCTGCGGGAAATCCATTTCGGGGCCATTGAAGGATTGACGTTCGCCGAGGTCGAAGCCCGCTACCCGGCGACGGCACGGGAGTGGGTCGCCACGCCAGCCACGGTACGCTTTCCCGAAGGCGAGTGCTTTGCCGATGTACAGGCGCGGGTCATCCCGTGGGTCACGTCCTGGCTGCACGACTGGCAGGACAGAACCACGCTTCTCGTCATCCACAGCGGCACAATTCGCGCACTGCTTCAGTGGATGACCGGTTGTGACCCACAGGCGACACTCAGCATCAGGATTGCCTACGGAGATGTCTTTCGGTGTACCCGGACAACCCCGACGGGGAACTGGCAGCTTGAACAGTTGCCGTATGGCGGGACGGACTGGACACCCGTCCCGCTTTGAGCATTTGGTCAGGCTGGCATCAGGCCCTGGGCGGTTGCCCAGGCTTCAAAGGACTGTTCGAGTTCGTCGAAGGAAGCAATCTCGAAGAGTTCTTCCTGCATGTGATGGATTTCGACCGGCGTTTCCGTTATGCGCTCGATGTCGAAGGGAGTCTTCTTCACCTGGTCGGAGAGGGCATGTTCGATTTCCCCCACGGAGGAGCTGATACCAGCCCCGTAGATTTTCGTCAGCCGTGGGTCGCGGTCAGCGCCAGCGTGCGCCGTGGGGTTGATGAGACCGAATTCGACTGTGTACCAGTAAATCCGCCCCAGTTTGACCGTATCGGCTTCGTCCCGCGCGTTAATTCCGGCCTCGCCAAATTTGCGGAAAAACGAGGCAAAGCGCGGGTTGGTAATCATCGGCAGGTGCCCCATCAGATCGTGGAACATGTCGGGCGCCGGCGTGTATTCGAGTTCGGTCGGATGGCGCAGGAAGTCCGTGCAGGGAAAGAGCTTCTGGGCCAGCAGCAGGAAAAACGTCGCTTCTGGAACGTAGCCTTCCACCCGAATGCACTGCCATCCGGTGCATGCGCGGAGGCGTTCGCTCAAATCCGCCAGTCGGGGAACGCGCTCCCGTTCGTACTGGAGCTTTTCACGCCCGACGAGATACTCCTCGCACACCCGTCCCTGGATGGCAACCAACTGACGGTCGTAGAGCATGCGCCAGGTCTCGTGCTGCACCGGCGCATAAACCGGCGGCTGGATGTCGCGGCCGATGGTGCCTTCGGGCGACGGGCTGGGCGCAATGGGCGGTGATGGCTTGGCTTTGAAGACGACTTCCGTGGAGAGCTTTTGGGGAAGGGGGCGAAGGGCTACCGCAGCAGACATAACAGCTCTCCTCCTGACAGGATGTGCGACTTGGGGACGCTGACCCGAAGTTAGTGGATCGGCCGCACCAGACCAACGGCCATCTCGGACAAGTTGCCCCAACCAATCTTTATCGCTGCACGCCGGCTGAAGTGCCGGATTTTTGGCTGAGCCATAGCCTGTTGCTGTGCGCCAGGGATTTGCCGGCTTTCTGAAAAGCATCAAAAAAACGTGCCTGCCGCTTCGGCAGGCACGTCCATTGAGAACCATACAGTCAGGAAGGTTACTTGAGCGTGTGAATCCAGTCGGCAATGGCAACCCGGTCGGCAGCCGAAACCTGGGGCATAGGCGGCATCTTGGAGGCACCATAGGCCGATGGATTTTCAATCAGCCCGGCAATCTCTTCCTTGCTGCGTCCGGGTTTTTTCGCCACACCGGTGAGTTTGGGTCCGGCCGGGCCGCCCTCGCCCTGTTCACCGTGGCAGACGGCGCAGTTTTTCACAAAAGCTTCCGGCGCCGGTGCGGCCAGGACAGCGGCTTTTTGGCTCGTGTCTTTCGGCTCGAACGGTTCTTTCAGGAAGCGCGCACCTTCCTCTTCCTGGGCTTTGAGCTGGGCGGCGAAGTTCTGTTCGTCATCCCGCTTGGCCAGCAGGTGCAGCGTGCCCATGGCGACGAGCAGCGCAACCGTGCCCAGCATGATGAAGGGACGCTTGAGCGGATGCCGCTCCGGGTTGCGATCAAGAAACGGCAGAAAGGTGATGATGGCCATCACGATGCCGGGAATGATCAGCGAGCCAATGATGGCCGTCGAGCCGGGGAAGTATTTCAGAAGCTGGAACAGGAACAGGAAGTACCACTCCGGGCGCGCGACATACTGGGTCTGGGACGGGTCAGCTTTGGGCTCAAGCGGGGCGAGTGTCGTCCAGGACAGGTAAGCCAGGATGGCAAACACCACCAGCGAAAAGACCGCATCCTTGAAGACCTGTCCGGGCCAGAAGGGCTCAACCTTGAACATGGCTTCCTGCTCGGTCATGTTGAAGGGCCCGGCTGGCTGCGCCTTGCGGAACAGGTAGAGATGGGCGGCGATGCCACCGGCCATCAGCGCCGGCAGCAGAAAGACGTGAACCATGAAAAAGCGCGAAATGGTAATGGTGCCCATTTCGGTGCCGCCAATGATGATGCGCTTGATCATGTCTCCGAAGATGGGGACTTCGCTGGCAATCCCGACCGTGACCACCGTCCCGTAGTACGCTTTCATATCCCACGGCAGCAGGTAGCCGGAAAGTGAAAACGCCAGCACGAGTTGCAGCAGCCCGGCCCCGACCAGCCAGAGCAGTTCGCGTTTCTGCTTGTAGGCACCCCAGATGACGATCTGGAGAATGTGCAGCACCACCATGATGACCATGGCGCTGGAGCCATAGTGGTGCATACCACGCATGAAAGCCCCAAAGGGAACTTCCTTCATGATGTACTCGACCGATTTGTGCGCATCTTCGGCGCTCGGCACGTAGTACATTGCCAGGAAAACACCAGTGATGGATTGCAGGGCAAAAATGAACAGAAGCGCGCTGCCGAAAGCGTAAGCGTATTTCGTTCCACCTGGAATCGGCTCATCAAGCAGCTCGTGCATGATTTCACTGATTCCGGCGCGCTCATCAACCCAATCGTAGATTTTCCCTAACGTACCACCATTTGACTGTGGAATTGCCGGAGAAGCCATAGCTGAGAAAACCTTTCTAGGACTGTTTCTGTTACTGAGCAACAGGTGCCGAGGCGTGGGGGCTATCGCCGGCTGAAGCAGTCAGAACTGCCGTGTGTATCTTCACGAAAAAACCTCTTTGGTTGGAAGGAGGTTCTTGAATTTCTGGAAAACGACCTGAAGTTTGCCGTCGGCGACACGGTGTTCGAGCGCATCGAGTCCGCGCGCTGAAGCCGAACCTGGTTTTTTCTCGCCGCTGACATCAAAGGCGCTGTTGTGACAGGGGCAGAAATACTCATTCCGCTCTGGAATCCAGTTGACTTTGCAGCCCAGATGCGGGCAGGTCGCCGTAAAGGTCAGAAAGTCATTGCCCCGCTTGACGACCCAGATGGTTTCATCCGAAGATGACTTCACCCACCCGTCCCGAATCTCGATGGTAATCTTTTTGGCAGTTGGCTTACCTTCTTCAAAATCGGCAACTGAACCGAGGTCAATCCAGTTTTTGTCTTCACCGCCTTCGCCGGTTTTGAGTGCGTTTCCGACAGCAAATTGAAAAATCGGATAGGCCAGTGCGCCACCAATGCCGGCGCCAATCACAATGGAGCCAAGCCCCATAAACAGACGTTTGGTTTTGTCCACTTCGGACAGTTCGGACATAGAGACTCCTTGCTCGTGAAGCCGGAATTCAAGCGATCATCGTTCCAGAAAGCATGTGCCGGGGAAGAAATTGCCACGCTTGCGGAGGGATTTACCGGCGCCAGTATAGTGATGGAGGAAATCGGCGTGTGTAAGCAAGCTTACAGAGTGGGTGACTTTTGCCCAGGTTTGCGCCACCCGGAGAAAGCGAAAAATCAGCCTGGCTCGGCAAAGACGCAGACCGTTTCACCGTCATGGTCGAGAGTGAGGTAAAGCACGTTTGGTTGGCAGCAAACCGTACAGTCCTCGATGTACTGCTGCCGGCGGCCGCCGCTCCAGTCAGGAAAGGTGACGTTGGGTTCACCACAGTAGGCACAGGCGTAGGTTGCGGTATCCTGCATGCGCGCCGGGTTCCCTGGTGAGATAAAGTCGGGGGCAAAACTGTGTCCGGGTTTGCTGCGCACACCCGTTCACTCAGCGGGGGGGAGTTCCGGCCGGTCCTCCATCCGTTGCAGACGGCGGAGCGGTTCGAGGACGGTCGGCTCATCCTCGATGAAGCCCATCTCGCTTACCGGCCAGTAGCGATAGACCGCCTTGCCATAGATGTACATTTCCGGGACGAGTCCCCAGTTGCGACTGTCGTTGCTGGCGTCGCGGTTGTCGCCCATCACGAAGTAGTGGTGGGGTTCAACCACCCATGTCCGGGGTGGACTGACAATCGTCGTGTAGTCGCTCGACAGATAACCTTCCGGCACGAGCTTGCCGTTGATGTAAAGCTTGCCGTTGGCCAGGGTGACTTCATCACCGGGCAGGCCAATCACACGTTTGATGAAGCTTTCCTGGGGATTTTTGGGGTAGTAGAACACGACAATGTCGCCACGCTCGATTTTGGAAAAGTTGTAGATGAAGCGGTTGACGAACAGGCGCTCCCCCTCATGCAGATGCGGCAGCATGCTCGTGCCTTTGACATAGACGGGCTGAATGACGAAAAGCCCGATGAGCAGCGCGATGACGAGCGCCAGAAGCACATCCCGTCCGATGCTTAACCCTTCCCGTACCCAGTGTTTCCAGGCGGGCGACGCGCCAGTGAACGTGGAAATGACCACGCCGGCTTCATCGCCCAGGCCATGGCCGGAAGATGACTTATGGTCATCCACCGTCCACAGCGGTCGGAATACAGGCTGTGACCAGGCATCCGCCGGCCCCGAAGCCGCCATGACCGCATCGGTCAGGCACGATGCGGCGGCTTCCGGCGCGGCCACACCCCATCCGTTCTGGGGGATAGCCGTTCCTGTGGTCTGCGCCAACGTCTCAGAGCTGGTTTCTGTGGTGACGTCATCCAGTGGGACGATTTCCGGCTGACTCCCTTCTGATTGCGGAAGCCGGCCCGGGGCCATCTCATCGGCCGGAGCCGTGGCGTCCCCGTTCGCCAAGGCTTCCACTTCAGGCCGGAAGACGCTGGTCGGTGCAGCTCCATTCCGGGGGCTATCCACAAGCCGCATCCCCGGTAACGGTTCGGCCGTTCCGTGGTTGGAAAACGGGTATCCAGAGAGCTGATGGTCGGAGAACTGATCGTCGGGGAAATCGTCGCGCATCATCATCCACTCTGCATCCTCATAAGGTTGGCAGGTCAGGCCAGGCGGCAAGACATTGACATCCCAAGGTGTATTCCTATCACGGCTGGATGGTTTCGACGGTTCCAAATTTGGCCAAGCTGGCCTGTAGCGAAGCCGTCCCGCCAGAGACGATGATCAACCGCCCACGTCCCAGCATCTCACGCGCCAGCGCATGACAATCCGCCGGTGTTACGGCTGCTACGCGGTTGAGTATGTCAGCTTCGGCTGTTGGACTGCGGCCGTAGGTTTCCAGTCGTGCCAGACGCTGTGCCAGATCACGGTTGTTGGGCACACGGTCACGGGACGCCGATGCGACAGCCGCCTGGGCCGCACGAACATCGGCCTCACCCGGTGGTGTATCCCGCAGTTCGCTGAGAAGCTGAAGGAGCCGTTCGATTTGCGCCGGGGCCGTTTCCGGGGTGCAGACTCCGCTGAGCATCCACGGGCTGTCCGGGAGCCGGCGGTGGGAAAGTGTCAATTGCCAGGGTTGGCAGCGGCGCTTGAGCAACTCCGTCAGCACCAGCCACGTGGCGCGGGTCTCGGCGGTAGCTTCCGGCAGAATGCCGCCCAGTCGCACCTGAACCTGTCCGCCGGAGGGTCCGGTCTGAGGTTGGTGCACCAGGCGAAGCTGATCTGGAGGGTTGGGCGGCAGGAAGGTCGCCGGCGCCGGCTTGCCCTTCGCCCAGCCGCCAAAGGCGCGGCGTGTGACACCCCGTACCTGGGAGGCGGTGATGTCACCAACGATGATGACAGCCGCATTGTTGGGAAGCCAGTGCCGGCGGTAAAAATCGGCGACATCGGCCGGCGTAATCGCGGCAACGCTCTCCGGCGTCCCCAGCAGATTGTGATGGTAGGGATGGGCGTCATAGAGAGTCTGGAAAAACAGCGCGTCAGCCGCGGCTTCCTCGGTCTGGGCCGCACGGGCGGCCGCGATGGCCGCTTCCTGAAAGGGCTTGAAGCGGGTTTCGGCAACATCGCGCCGGGCCAGATCGGGCGTCGTCACCAGCCGTCCCAGCAAATCAATCAGGGTTGCCGCCTGGCGCGCTGGTCCCGTCACCAGAAGGCAGGTCTGGTCCCAGTCCACATCAACTTGAAGCTGGGCTTCGGCTTCTTCCAGTTCAAGCCGCACCCGTTCGGCGTCGTAGCCACCGCCGCCGCCACGGATACACTCCGCCGTCAGGCGGGCCAATCCTGCCTTACCCACCCGGTCAAACGTCGCGCCCACCTTGATGACGACCGCCACGGCGACGGAGGTCGAGCCGGGGCGTTCCGTCACCAGGATGGGCAGCCCGGTCAGCAGGGTATCCCGTTGAACCGGGGGAAGTTCATTGTCCGGCAGGGATTCCGGCTTCAGGGGGGCTTGCTGTGCTTGTGCGTTGTTGGTCACAAGGTTCCCAGGCATTCCCACCAGCAGCAGCCAGCCAGTGAGAAACCATAGTATCCAGCGGCGGGAACACCTCGGCGCAAAAGGCATGACTGGTAAACGACGACGGAAACCAATAGAAAATGTCGGCGGCGCTGCCGCAACGGAGTATCGTAGCCGAACGTTGCCTTTCAATCTACCGTCCTGAGCCGTCCGATGGGCGTGGAAAGCGCAACTCGCTGATGGGAATTTCCCGTTTCCACTGTTCGTTGCCGTTTTCGTCAAAGCAGCGCATGGTGAGCAGACGGTTGGCGCGTGGGCCGGAAAACTCCAGAATGCCGAAGTTGTGCTTCTCGACCAGCGTCCCCGGCACCCGGCAGGGGTTGTCCTGCTCGGCCTTGGAGAGCGTGGCCACGCCGGCCGTCAGGGAGCTCGATGTGAAGTCGTAGAGCGGATAGAGATTCGGTTCCAGGCGCCGGTTGAGTTCGGCCAGGTGGCGATCTCCCGAAATGAAGACGACACCGGGGATTTTTTCCGAACGGATGAAATCGAATATCCGGGACTGTTCAACCTTGAACCGGCCAAAGCACTCCCAAGGAGAAACAGGGTTGAGCACCTGTCCGCCGCTGACGACCACCTTGAACGTGGCCTCGCTGGAACGCAATGACTCCAGCAGCCAGCGAAGCTGCTCCGGCCCCAACATGGTTTTGTCTGGTGCGTCGTCGGGCAGGTGATTGGG
This window of the Chloracidobacterium sp. N genome carries:
- a CDS encoding CPXCG motif-containing cysteine-rich protein gives rise to the protein MQDTATYACAYCGEPNVTFPDWSGGRRQQYIEDCTVCCQPNVLYLTLDHDGETVCVFAEPG
- a CDS encoding ubiquinol-cytochrome c reductase iron-sulfur subunit; protein product: MSELSEVDKTKRLFMGLGSIVIGAGIGGALAYPIFQFAVGNALKTGEGGEDKNWIDLGSVADFEEGKPTAKKITIEIRDGWVKSSSDETIWVVKRGNDFLTFTATCPHLGCKVNWIPERNEYFCPCHNSAFDVSGEKKPGSASARGLDALEHRVADGKLQVVFQKFKNLLPTKEVFS
- the lepB gene encoding signal peptidase I, coding for MMMRDDFPDDQFSDHQLSGYPFSNHGTAEPLPGMRLVDSPRNGAAPTSVFRPEVEALANGDATAPADEMAPGRLPQSEGSQPEIVPLDDVTTETSSETLAQTTGTAIPQNGWGVAAPEAAASCLTDAVMAASGPADAWSQPVFRPLWTVDDHKSSSGHGLGDEAGVVISTFTGASPAWKHWVREGLSIGRDVLLALVIALLIGLFVIQPVYVKGTSMLPHLHEGERLFVNRFIYNFSKIERGDIVVFYYPKNPQESFIKRVIGLPGDEVTLANGKLYINGKLVPEGYLSSDYTTIVSPPRTWVVEPHHYFVMGDNRDASNDSRNWGLVPEMYIYGKAVYRYWPVSEMGFIEDEPTVLEPLRRLQRMEDRPELPPAE
- a CDS encoding pitrilysin family protein — encoded protein: MPGNLVTNNAQAQQAPLKPESLPDNELPPVQRDTLLTGLPILVTERPGSTSVAVAVVIKVGATFDRVGKAGLARLTAECIRGGGGGYDAERVRLELEEAEAQLQVDVDWDQTCLLVTGPARQAATLIDLLGRLVTTPDLARRDVAETRFKPFQEAAIAAARAAQTEEAAADALFFQTLYDAHPYHHNLLGTPESVAAITPADVADFYRRHWLPNNAAVIIVGDITASQVRGVTRRAFGGWAKGKPAPATFLPPNPPDQLRLVHQPQTGPSGGQVQVRLGGILPEATAETRATWLVLTELLKRRCQPWQLTLSHRRLPDSPWMLSGVCTPETAPAQIERLLQLLSELRDTPPGEADVRAAQAAVASASRDRVPNNRDLAQRLARLETYGRSPTAEADILNRVAAVTPADCHALAREMLGRGRLIIVSGGTASLQASLAKFGTVETIQP